The proteins below are encoded in one region of Patescibacteria group bacterium:
- a CDS encoding transketolase, translated as MNPMTHISDKKIKALEQTANKIRQSIIEMLVAAGSGHTAGPLGMADVFTALYFAVLKHNPKKSLWPERDYCVLSNGHICPVQYATLAHAGYFPVRELMTLRKLGSRLQGHPHRGSLPGIETTSGPLGSGLSQALGIAIGLKMDARKNQVYCLLSDGEHDAGNTWEAVLLAGKLRLDNVTAIIDRNNIQIDGMTEDIMPLESLKEKYEAFRWHVIEVNGHNMTEIINACETARSIYEKPVVIIAHTIPGKGIEEIEFDYRWHGKAPAGVEAKEFLHELRTLGGKIKSEHE; from the coding sequence ATGAATCCGATGACACACATATCCGATAAAAAAATAAAAGCACTTGAACAAACGGCGAATAAAATTCGCCAGTCTATTATTGAAATGCTCGTGGCGGCTGGCTCTGGACATACGGCTGGTCCGCTTGGTATGGCCGATGTTTTTACCGCTCTTTACTTTGCTGTTCTCAAACACAATCCTAAAAAATCACTCTGGCCAGAGCGCGATTACTGCGTGCTTTCAAATGGGCATATTTGTCCGGTGCAATACGCTACGTTAGCGCATGCTGGTTATTTCCCTGTGCGTGAATTAATGACGTTACGAAAACTAGGCTCTCGGCTGCAGGGGCATCCGCATCGAGGTTCTCTACCCGGTATTGAAACGACGTCTGGCCCGCTTGGGTCAGGACTCAGTCAAGCGCTTGGCATAGCTATCGGTCTTAAGATGGATGCACGCAAGAACCAAGTTTACTGTCTGTTGTCTGATGGCGAGCACGACGCTGGCAACACGTGGGAGGCGGTGTTGTTGGCTGGTAAGCTCCGACTCGATAACGTAACGGCGATTATTGACCGCAACAATATTCAGATTGACGGCATGACCGAAGACATCATGCCACTTGAATCATTGAAAGAAAAATACGAAGCATTTCGTTGGCACGTCATTGAAGTAAATGGTCACAATATGACAGAAATTATCAATGCCTGTGAAACAGCTCGGTCAATCTACGAAAAACCAGTTGTTATTATTGCCCATACTATCCCAGGAAAAGGCATAGAGGAGATTGAATTTGATTATCGATGGCATGGTAAGGCTCCAGCAGGTGTGGAGGCAAAGGAATTTTTGCACGAGCTTAGAACGTTGGGCGGGAAAATAAAAAGTGAACACGAGTAA
- a CDS encoding RpiB/LacA/LacB family sugar-phosphate isomerase, whose amino-acid sequence MIYIGADHRGFGLKESLKRFLTKNRIPFEDFGAAKLDPSDDFIDYALPVAKAVATDPVMHRGILMCGSGVGMDIAANKVRGVRAALVRSVHQAIGSRKDDDANVLVFDADETSGADAADIVQVWLSTPFSNEPRYRNRLDKLAALEQEMFSPNK is encoded by the coding sequence ATGATATATATTGGCGCTGATCATCGTGGCTTTGGCCTTAAAGAGTCATTAAAACGGTTTTTGACGAAGAATAGGATTCCGTTTGAGGACTTCGGAGCGGCAAAACTTGACCCCAGTGATGACTTTATTGATTATGCTTTGCCGGTTGCCAAAGCCGTTGCCACTGACCCCGTCATGCATCGCGGTATTTTAATGTGCGGCAGTGGTGTTGGCATGGATATTGCTGCTAACAAGGTGCGTGGTGTGCGAGCAGCATTGGTTCGGTCAGTGCATCAAGCCATTGGTTCAAGAAAAGACGATGATGCCAATGTACTGGTGTTTGATGCTGACGAGACCAGCGGGGCTGATGCCGCCGATATCGTTCAGGTTTGGCTGTCCACACCATTTAGTAACGAGCCACGGTATCGTAATCGCCTTGATAAGCTGGCAGCACTCGAGCAAGAGATGTTTTCTCCAAACAAATAA
- a CDS encoding TlpA disulfide reductase family protein: MFRRLLGPIVILAIVLVGVVYSWNKLPWLRDSTEKETEIVEVIVPEPEAPKTYATAPEVDYLAPDFALPRIGNGDERLSQFVGRPIILTFWRTDCPFCVSQLATFNITALLSSKPVVVLAVNRGQPIEAVVNWRQSREPFPAVRLFVDTNEEVSNLYKATELPVTFFIDATGVIRSRFTGELAFDQVREALGQLTAEP, encoded by the coding sequence ATGTTTAGACGACTACTCGGGCCAATCGTAATACTTGCTATCGTATTAGTCGGCGTTGTCTATAGCTGGAATAAACTTCCTTGGCTGCGTGATAGTACTGAAAAAGAGACTGAAATTGTCGAAGTAATCGTTCCGGAACCTGAGGCGCCAAAAACATATGCGACCGCTCCTGAGGTTGACTACTTGGCGCCAGATTTTGCCTTACCGAGAATCGGTAATGGCGACGAACGACTTAGTCAGTTTGTTGGTCGGCCAATTATTCTCACCTTCTGGAGAACTGATTGCCCGTTTTGCGTAAGTCAATTGGCGACGTTCAATATTACGGCACTATTATCCTCGAAGCCGGTCGTCGTATTGGCGGTAAACAGGGGACAGCCAATTGAGGCAGTGGTTAATTGGAGGCAATCACGAGAGCCATTCCCTGCGGTACGGCTTTTTGTTGATACAAATGAGGAAGTATCGAATCTTTATAAAGCAACTGAGCTGCCAGTAACGTTTTTTATTGATGCCACTGGAGTTATCCGAAGTCGATTTACTGGCGAACTAGCGTTTGATCAAGTTCGTGAAGCCCTTGGCCAGCTTACGGCAGAGCCGTAG
- a CDS encoding carbohydrate kinase family protein, with the protein MLYDLFTIGPAGLDTLVNIDDADVHCSINTQLCQVCLRYGDKIIAKGITTKTAYNGMNNAVGGARLGMKTTMYCVVGDDDNGQRILRTLRKETVSPRYVQVARNRSTNASVVIDYHAERTILVHHGAEDRFDFPKKPPEAHWVYLTSFGGPYQSLYRQVVRYLAAHPKTKLGFNPGSFQLKDDVKRLRPILKRTTALFLNRDEARIMTGIRREKTERQLLNGMLALGASIAVMTDGPVGSFATDGRSYWQLGIYPSPVIERTGCGDSFASGFMAALHYKQSMVEAMRWGTLNAAGVLQHIGPQDGLLTLSTMRRQVQKTKRSLQPRILK; encoded by the coding sequence ATGCTATACGACCTCTTCACTATTGGCCCAGCCGGCCTTGATACACTGGTCAATATCGATGACGCTGACGTGCACTGCAGTATAAATACGCAGTTGTGCCAAGTGTGCTTACGGTACGGTGACAAGATTATTGCCAAAGGTATTACAACAAAAACGGCCTACAATGGCATGAATAATGCGGTTGGCGGCGCACGACTGGGTATGAAAACAACGATGTACTGCGTGGTTGGGGATGACGATAATGGACAACGCATTCTGCGCACTCTGCGCAAGGAAACGGTTTCGCCACGGTATGTGCAAGTTGCTCGAAATCGTTCTACGAATGCATCAGTGGTTATTGATTATCATGCAGAACGGACCATTCTCGTACACCATGGAGCAGAAGATCGTTTTGATTTTCCTAAAAAGCCACCAGAAGCACACTGGGTGTATCTAACTTCTTTTGGTGGCCCGTATCAGTCCCTCTATCGCCAGGTTGTTCGTTACTTGGCCGCCCATCCAAAAACAAAGCTTGGTTTTAATCCAGGAAGTTTTCAATTAAAAGATGATGTTAAGCGCTTGCGCCCAATTCTAAAGCGAACGACGGCACTGTTCTTAAATCGAGACGAGGCCAGAATTATGACGGGCATTCGTCGCGAGAAGACGGAGCGACAACTACTGAACGGCATGCTGGCACTTGGCGCGAGTATTGCGGTCATGACAGATGGGCCAGTCGGCTCATTCGCAACTGATGGTCGTTCCTATTGGCAGCTTGGCATTTACCCTTCGCCAGTGATAGAGCGTACTGGTTGTGGAGATAGTTTCGCCAGCGGATTTATGGCTGCGCTCCATTATAAGCAGTCAATGGTCGAAGCAATGCGGTGGGGAACGTTGAATGCCGCTGGCGTGCTGCAGCATATTGGTCCGCAAGATGGTTTGCTAACATTGTCGACGATGCGTCGGCAGGTCCAAAAAACGAAGCGGTCATTGCAGCCTCGGATACTGAAGTAG
- a CDS encoding class II fructose-bisphosphate aldolase, with protein sequence MQKLSEVFTQAVAERWAIPHFNISDLGMLNAIAVKAAELRAPVMIGVSEGERAVIRDGIAVAMVAAAAKTFGASLYLNADHARSPESAIEAITAGFQSVHIDLSKESDETNIAGVLQVVEAARAAGDVMVEGEIGYLVTDSSTIYTEAVVVPEESLASVERAVNFIQATKVDRLAAAVGTIHGMVVKDNLAKDNVNVERVGLIHSAIPTVPLVLHGGAGVPFDAVAEAVKAGIANVHFSTDLRIAYITALRASLAGAPEEIIPYKLFKPAGSALQEVVRERILLCGAAGKII encoded by the coding sequence ATGCAAAAACTTTCCGAAGTTTTTACTCAAGCAGTTGCGGAAAGGTGGGCTATACCGCATTTCAATATCTCTGATTTAGGAATGCTCAATGCCATTGCTGTCAAAGCGGCGGAATTGCGGGCGCCCGTTATGATTGGTGTGTCTGAAGGCGAACGTGCCGTTATTCGTGATGGTATTGCGGTGGCCATGGTGGCAGCGGCCGCCAAAACGTTCGGGGCGAGTTTGTACCTAAACGCGGACCATGCTAGAAGTCCCGAAAGCGCCATTGAAGCAATCACTGCCGGTTTTCAATCGGTTCACATTGATCTCTCTAAAGAGTCAGATGAAACAAATATTGCCGGTGTTTTGCAGGTAGTGGAAGCGGCTCGGGCCGCGGGAGACGTGATGGTGGAGGGAGAAATTGGCTACCTCGTGACCGATTCTTCGACCATTTATACTGAAGCTGTCGTTGTACCAGAGGAGAGCTTAGCCTCAGTAGAGCGAGCGGTGAATTTCATTCAGGCAACGAAGGTTGATCGCTTAGCCGCAGCGGTTGGCACCATTCATGGCATGGTCGTTAAAGATAATCTTGCGAAGGACAATGTGAACGTTGAGCGCGTCGGTCTAATTCATAGTGCGATCCCAACCGTACCGCTCGTCCTGCATGGTGGTGCCGGTGTGCCTTTTGATGCCGTGGCCGAGGCGGTCAAAGCTGGTATAGCAAACGTTCATTTTAGTACTGACTTACGGATCGCCTATATAACGGCCTTGCGTGCGTCGCTTGCCGGTGCGCCTGAAGAAATCATTCCGTACAAACTCTTCAAGCCGGCCGGTAGTGCGCTGCAGGAAGTTGTACGGGAACGCATTTTGTTGTGTGGTGCGGCTGGCAAAATTATTTGA
- a CDS encoding transketolase C-terminal domain-containing protein — protein sequence MGVSKKSNLLDKIFEVKDVVQKATREGYGQGLLEAGRKDERIVALCADLTESTQTIHFAEAFPNRFIEIGVAEQNLAAVAAGLANYGKIPFISSYATFSPGRNWEQIRTTICYNNVPVKIVGSHAGVSVGPDGATHQALEDIAIMRALPNMTVLYPCDANEAQKATLAAAKTKHPVYLRLAREKTAVFTTKQTPFVIGKAEVFFESKGKPDVVLLASGPLVYETIMAAHALEKIGRSVRVINLHTIKPIDERTLIKAARDAGAIVTVEEHQIAGGMGSAVAEILAQHNPVPIEFVGIKNHFGESGTPEQLLKKFGLTEAGIVRAAKQAIARKRSS from the coding sequence ATGGGAGTTTCTAAAAAAAGCAATTTACTGGACAAAATATTTGAGGTTAAAGACGTGGTGCAGAAAGCTACGAGGGAAGGCTATGGCCAAGGTCTTCTTGAAGCAGGCAGAAAAGACGAGCGTATTGTAGCTTTGTGCGCAGATCTGACCGAGTCAACGCAGACCATACATTTTGCTGAAGCCTTTCCTAACCGGTTTATTGAGATTGGTGTTGCTGAACAAAATTTGGCAGCTGTGGCGGCAGGGCTCGCGAACTACGGTAAAATTCCATTCATTTCAAGTTATGCGACGTTTAGTCCCGGACGAAATTGGGAGCAAATTAGAACCACCATTTGTTACAATAATGTGCCGGTTAAAATTGTTGGTTCCCATGCCGGTGTTTCCGTTGGTCCTGACGGTGCTACGCATCAGGCGTTGGAAGATATCGCCATTATGCGAGCATTGCCCAACATGACGGTACTGTACCCGTGCGACGCCAATGAAGCGCAGAAAGCCACACTGGCTGCTGCTAAGACAAAGCATCCCGTTTACCTCCGTCTTGCTCGTGAAAAAACAGCCGTGTTTACTACCAAGCAAACACCGTTTGTTATTGGTAAAGCCGAAGTTTTTTTTGAGAGCAAAGGAAAGCCTGATGTTGTGCTTCTTGCTTCAGGGCCGCTCGTGTACGAAACAATTATGGCCGCGCATGCCCTTGAAAAAATAGGTCGCAGCGTTCGGGTAATTAATCTTCACACAATAAAACCAATTGATGAGCGCACCCTCATTAAGGCAGCACGGGACGCCGGTGCCATTGTTACTGTTGAAGAACATCAGATTGCCGGCGGCATGGGGTCTGCCGTAGCCGAGATTCTAGCACAACATAACCCAGTCCCCATTGAGTTTGTCGGTATTAAGAATCATTTCGGAGAGTCTGGGACGCCAGAGCAGCTTTTGAAAAAATTTGGCTTGACCGAAGCGGGCATTGTGCGTGCAGCAAAACAGGCTATAGCGCGAAAGCGGTCGTCATAG